The following is a genomic window from Alkaliphilus sp. B6464.
GCTAAGGCATTTTTAAAGTTTTAATGGCATCTGATAGGGCCGAAATAGTCAATGTATTAATCGGCTCTCTAGTTGCCTCTTCCTCTAATCTTGTAATTAGGATTATTAATGCTTTCTCAAATTTTGCGTTTAAGGCTGCTCCTTCTATAGGTAATAATCCAAATCTAGACCTAATTTCATTAATAGAACTTTGGCTAGATTCTATTTCTTCTTTTGCTATTTGGGTATTCATCTTTATGTCTAGCTGTTCTGGAGCTTGTACCTCTAGAGCAGCTTCTTTTAATGATACATCCATATTCCAACCTCCTCTTTTTATATTTTGTTCACCTTGTAAACTAATATTATCACTAGGAGAACAACAAGTCAACACTTTTTGAAACTTTTGTTTGCAGTGTGAACTTTTTTGTGTTATATTTGTTTTGTGGAGGTGATAAAGTGGAGGAAAGGTTGAAAGAGCTTAGAAAGTTTTTAGATCTTAACCAAAGAGAATTTAGTGCAAAACTTAACATTGGGCATTCTACACTAGCAATGTTTGAAACAGGACAGAGAGTTCCAAAAGACTTACACATTTCTCAAATTTGTGCTGTTTTTAATGTTAATGAAGAATGGCTTCGTACTGGAAAAGGAGAAATGTTTAAAACCGAAGATGACTTGTACGAAGCGTTAATTAATGCTATAGGGCAAATAGATGAGCTAGATAGAAAAATAATAATAGAATACTTAAAGCTACCTAAAGAACATAAAAAAGTTTTTAAAGATTTCTTTAGATCAATAATAAAAGAATGACCTTGTAGATCATTCTTTATTTTTTAAACTCCCTATTTTGTATTTCTAAAAGCTTTTTAGTAAACGAAAAAAGGTGA
Proteins encoded in this region:
- a CDS encoding helix-turn-helix domain-containing protein; protein product: MEERLKELRKFLDLNQREFSAKLNIGHSTLAMFETGQRVPKDLHISQICAVFNVNEEWLRTGKGEMFKTEDDLYEALINAIGQIDELDRKIIIEYLKLPKEHKKVFKDFFRSIIKE